From Ascaphus truei isolate aAscTru1 chromosome 17, aAscTru1.hap1, whole genome shotgun sequence, the proteins below share one genomic window:
- the LOC142467798 gene encoding uncharacterized protein LOC142467798, whose product MTSYFTYGWQPQDAHYENAVDGRTSAASKKEMWDTIVIGVNACGNSVRDKYHCRKRFDDIRSKLKKKIQDQRVHATGTGGGPTPQRLILTPLEELLRPKLLTVVVEGLAGDRDIGIYPSQFPAVAPEGHVSPEMEQVSSPGSASSTLLEEHHGDEDDEYDEDDATEETEIQSCDHEEVPIETVVPPNRPSTSTYDAIVASEGKIVDAENRRHSDMMTVLERMIGLQEETVSQLAHLHRVFIEVPKQLQKINTSFEALVVQQTQANYWRMTNVPQFNTSQPGSVHAGQFSPHSSDIHSPGPNVTGQVADIAVQVPDDILPLPSVQIQQQTPTKEATKTKQDTHETDQPSLVQCLPTCSHVSLGTSPVREQSLPKSPVGESLPKSPVGESLPKSPVGESLPKSPVGESLPKSPVGESLATSPVGESLATSPVGEQSLATSPAREVPEATQSGSVVPKVGGKRKRKIQETTSRPVTRSQKEQKK is encoded by the exons ggcggacaagtgcagcaagcaaaaaagaaatgtgggacacaatagtcattggtgtcaatgcctgtgggaatagtgtcagggacaagtatcattgtcggaaaagatttgatgatattaggtccaaattgaaaaagaaaatacaagaccaacgcgtgcatgctactggcactggaggtgggcccacaccacaacgtctcatattgactccattggaggagctgcttcggccaaaattacttaccgtcgtcgtggaaggcttggctggtgaccgtgacattggaatttatccgtcacaatttccagcag ttgcccctgaaggacatgtgtcacctgagatggaacaagtgtcttcacctgggtcagccagctcaacactactagaag aacatcatggtgatgaggatgatgagtatgatgaggatgacgccacagaagagactgaaatacaatcatgtgaccatgaagaggtgccaatagaaactgttgtaccgccaaatcgtccatcaacttccacatacgatgcaattgtagcttcagagggaaaaatagtggacgcagaaaatcgtcgccattcagacatgatgacagtgctggaaaggatgattggactgcaggaagaaacagtatcacaattggcacatctccacagagtcttcattgaagtgcctaaacagttgcaaaaaatcaacacctcattcgaagcattagttgttcagcaaacacaagctaattactggagaatgactaatgtaccacaattcaacacctcccagccaggatctgttcatgcaggtcagttttcaccacattcatctgatattcattcaccaggcccaaatgttaccggtcaagtagcagacattgctgtgcaggttcctgatgacatcctaccgctgccatctgtacaaattcagcagcagacacctacaaaggaggcgacaaaaacaaaacaagacacacatgaaacagaccaaccatcacttgtgcagtgtctaccaacttgctcacatgtgtcactgggcacaagccctgtccgtgaacagtcactacccaaaagccctgtaggtgagtcgctgcccaaaagccctgtaggtgaatcgctgcccaaaagccctgtaggtgaatcgctgcccaaaagccctgtaggtgaatcactgcccaaaagccctgtaggtgagtcactggccacaagccctgtaggtgagtcactggccacaagccccgtaggtgaacagtcactggccacaagccctgcccgtgaagtgccagaggccactcaaagtggctctgttgtgcctaaagttggtggcaaaagaaaaaggaaaattcaagagacaacaagcaggcctgttactcgctcgcaaaaggaacaaaaaaaataa